A genomic stretch from Aedes albopictus strain Foshan chromosome 2, AalbF5, whole genome shotgun sequence includes:
- the LOC115269659 gene encoding uncharacterized protein LOC115269659, whose translation MKYQNGQIRHILDLSKDEKRKFAQSFDTIMSDCDGVVWHFTGPIPNVDKALQLLKQKGKKLAFISNNGMRTMEEYKQKFLKLGIPSHELEIVHPALTTVRYLKAINMQDAVYCIATEVFKDYLRNEGYVVLDGPKEQFSDDRAADSVRVFTEYFEETESPKVGAVMMDLDCNVSLAHLMRAKCYLQRNPNCLLLAGATDYIVPLGGDGRDVMGPGYFLEILERATGREALVLGKPGQALSQFILEQFNVTQPKRTLFIGDMLMQDMGFGSRCGFQKLLLLSGGTSLEMLMAHNKPEELPDFYADSFADFIQLYKDIAE comes from the exons ATGAAATACCAAAATGGACAAATCCGCCACATCTTGGACCTGTCCAAGGACGAGAAGCGCAAGTTCGCCCAATCGTTCGACACTATCATGTCGGACTGCGACGGAGTTGTTTGGCACTTCACCGGACCGATTCCCAATGTGGACAAGGCATTGCAACTGCTCAAGCAGAAAGGCAAGAAGCTGGCATTTATCTCCAACAACGGCATGCGCACCATGGAAGAGTAtaagcagaaatttctcaagcttgGGATACCTTCCCACGAGCTGGAAATTGTGCATCCGGCGTTAACAACAGTTCGGTACCTGAAGGCAATCAACATGCAAGATGCGGTCTACTGTATTGCAACCGAGGTGTTCAAGGATTATTTGCGCAACGAGGGATACGTGGTTTTGGATGGG CCCAAGGAGCAGTTCTCGGACGATAGGGCGGCCGATTCCGTTCGTGTATTCACGGAGTACTTTGAAGAAACCGAAAGTCCCAAGGTAGGCGCCGTCATGATGGATTTGGACTGCAACGTTTCGTTGGCTCACCTAATGCGCGCCAAATGCTATCTTCAACGAAATCCCAACTGTTTGCTGCTTGCCGGTGCTACCGACTATATCGTACCTCTGGGAGGTGATGGTCGTGATGTGATGGGACCTGGCTACTTTTTGGAAATCTTGGAACGAGCAACTGGTCGTGAGGCTTTGGTTCTGGGAAAACCTGGACAAGCCTTATCGCAGTTCATTCTGGAACAGTTCAATGTGACACAACCGAAGAGAACGCTGTTCATCGGAGATAT GTTGATGCAGGACATGGGATTCGGATCGCGGTGTGGATTCCAGAAGCTACTGCTGCTGAGTGGTGGAACCTCGTTGGAAATGTTGATGGCTCACAATAAGCCGGAGGAGTTACCTGATTTCTACGCAGACAGCTTTGCCGACTTCATTCAACTTTACAAGGATATTGCGGAATAA